TTTTTACCTTGGCCATATAGCTTATTCATAGCAAAGTTCGAATTGTTGGGATCTGAAATCGTATCCTCATCTCCATGAATGAGCGTTACGTCCACTCCATCGAGTTTATGCCAATCTTTACTGCTCAATTTAGATAGCTCATCGGCTAATGGCATCATTTCACCATTGGATACCTTCCAATCGTTAGACAAGAAGGCACCGACTAGCCAAGTATCGGCTAATTCGTTGTACCATTTAGGCTCTTCTAGTTTAGGGTCAAATGCTGGTGCAACGAGCACTAAACCTTGTACTAAATCAGGGTGCATGATGGCAATGTCCAACGCAATAGGACCACCTAACGAATGGCCTATCAGGATATTCGACTTATCTTTATCAAGCAAAGCAGCAATAGACTTTGCTTGCGACGCGATATCCGAATCGAGTTGTCTTGGCGACTGTCCGTAGCCGATTCTGTCAACTGAAATCAACTCGGCATTTTTCGCTAGCCACTCATCATTTAGATAAGTTTCATATCCCTCTTTACTTCCTGGAGAGCCGTGAATAAATATCAATCGATACTTGCTATTAGCGTCTCCTTGTTGAACATACGCGAGGCCATTTTTGCTAAACAGCGTTTGTGCATTGGAGCTGGATGCAAAAGCATGAGGCTGAATGAACAAGCCAATCAGTAAGCTTAAGATAGAAACACCAATTCGCCTTGAGGTCATTCTTCCTCTCCTACTCAATCCATTGCTTTAGCAACCAAATATTAACGAGATCTTAAGCCGTTACATTCATTTTATCTTCGAG
This genomic stretch from Vibrio marisflavi CECT 7928 harbors:
- a CDS encoding alpha/beta fold hydrolase — protein: MTSRRIGVSILSLLIGLFIQPHAFASSSNAQTLFSKNGLAYVQQGDANSKYRLIFIHGSPGSKEGYETYLNDEWLAKNAELISVDRIGYGQSPRQLDSDIASQAKSIAALLDKDKSNILIGHSLGGPIALDIAIMHPDLVQGLVLVAPAFDPKLEEPKWYNELADTWLVGAFLSNDWKVSNGEMMPLADELSKLSSKDWHKLDGVDVTLIHGDEDTISDPNNSNFAMNKLYGQGKKLVEVKGAGHFILWKDPQRIIKEIQLMLGKEQANNS